Proteins found in one Allorhizobium pseudoryzae genomic segment:
- a CDS encoding autotransporter assembly complex protein TamA, producing the protein MPAPERVSPLRKGGLVAALAASLLAMPPLASEAHALKLFGITLFGSDEDEEAAEVIDPVRYDATLNSEGAEGELKDRLDTATSLVNDEDLPVSGDLGLVVKAREDRERLVAVLYEEARYGGVVRISIAGTDLDRLPPNPVFDHSQPVPVTVTVEPGPVFTLGRVTLAGDAARLDPAAYDLEPGGSAGSVKIIQAGERIVRDLKAEGRPLAELTDRSVVADHASRTVDVTISARGGPVAPLGEVAVKGSRAVDANFIRRYSRLDDNQRYSPDQLRKAGERLRELGVFSSVSIREAEALAPDGTLPLTIEVSEGKFRYFGFGAEYSSIDGAGLSGYWGHRNLFGEAESLRIEGKVSGIGATTDYTTFDYSAGIFFTKPGIFMPRMTLDASLEGERETPDVYTANTISAKALLSYELSDQDIIKGGGDITWSKTEDAFGNNTYLTFSTPLSFERDARDNKLNPTEGYRATLAAQPSYEAYGGTVFSSFEGSISGYLGLGEEDRVVLAGRLAAGSIVGADRLKDIPTTRRFFAGGGGSVRGYAYREISPYTAENEATGGRSYATASFEARITVTEKVGIVPFFDIGSVSNEIVPNFSDIRMGAGLGLRYATPFGPLRLDVALPLDRYKGGSAYGIYAGIGQSF; encoded by the coding sequence GGCATTACCCTGTTCGGCAGCGACGAGGACGAGGAAGCCGCCGAGGTGATCGACCCGGTCCGCTACGATGCTACCCTCAATTCGGAAGGGGCAGAAGGCGAACTGAAGGATCGCCTGGATACGGCCACATCGCTGGTCAATGACGAGGACCTGCCGGTCTCCGGCGATCTCGGCCTTGTCGTGAAAGCGCGGGAGGACCGGGAGCGGCTGGTCGCGGTGCTTTACGAAGAGGCCCGTTACGGCGGCGTCGTGCGCATCAGCATCGCCGGAACCGATCTCGACCGCCTGCCGCCCAATCCCGTTTTCGATCACAGCCAGCCGGTTCCGGTGACCGTGACCGTGGAGCCGGGCCCGGTCTTCACGCTCGGGCGGGTGACGCTCGCCGGCGATGCCGCTCGGCTGGATCCTGCCGCCTACGACCTCGAACCCGGCGGTTCCGCAGGTTCCGTCAAGATCATTCAGGCGGGAGAGCGCATCGTGCGCGACCTGAAGGCCGAGGGTCGGCCGCTGGCGGAACTGACGGACCGCAGCGTCGTGGCCGACCATGCCAGCCGCACCGTCGATGTGACGATCTCGGCACGGGGCGGCCCGGTGGCGCCGCTCGGCGAGGTTGCCGTGAAGGGATCGCGGGCAGTCGATGCAAACTTCATCCGCCGCTACTCGCGCCTCGACGACAACCAGCGTTATTCTCCCGACCAGTTGCGCAAGGCCGGCGAGCGGCTGCGCGAACTCGGCGTCTTTTCCAGCGTCAGCATTCGCGAAGCGGAGGCACTAGCACCGGATGGCACCTTGCCGCTGACGATCGAAGTGTCCGAAGGCAAGTTCCGCTATTTCGGTTTTGGCGCGGAATACTCCTCGATCGATGGCGCCGGCCTCTCCGGTTACTGGGGCCACCGCAACCTGTTCGGCGAGGCGGAATCGCTGAGGATCGAAGGCAAGGTCTCCGGCATCGGCGCCACCACCGATTATACGACCTTCGACTATTCGGCGGGGATCTTCTTCACCAAGCCGGGGATCTTCATGCCCCGCATGACGCTCGATGCGAGCCTGGAGGGCGAACGGGAGACGCCGGACGTCTATACGGCCAACACCATCAGCGCAAAGGCGCTTTTATCTTACGAACTGAGCGACCAGGACATCATCAAGGGTGGTGGCGACATTACCTGGAGCAAGACCGAAGACGCCTTCGGCAACAACACCTACCTGACCTTTTCCACTCCGCTCTCCTTCGAACGGGATGCACGCGACAACAAGCTGAACCCGACGGAAGGATACCGCGCGACGCTTGCCGCGCAGCCGAGCTACGAGGCTTATGGCGGCACCGTCTTCTCCTCCTTCGAAGGCTCGATTTCGGGCTATCTCGGGCTCGGCGAGGAGGATCGCGTGGTTCTCGCCGGGCGTCTCGCCGCTGGCTCGATCGTCGGCGCCGACCGGTTGAAGGACATCCCCACCACGCGGCGCTTCTTTGCCGGCGGCGGCGGTTCGGTGCGCGGCTATGCCTACCGGGAAATCTCCCCCTACACGGCGGAGAACGAGGCCACAGGCGGCCGCTCCTATGCCACGGCCTCGTTCGAGGCTCGCATCACGGTGACGGAAAAGGTTGGGATCGTTCCTTTTTTCGACATCGGAAGCGTCTCGAACGAAATCGTGCCCAATTTCTCAGATATCCGCATGGGCGCAGGCCTTGGCCTGCGTTACGCCACCCCGTTTGGTCCGCTGCGGCTCGATGTTGCGCTGCCTCTGGACCGCTATAAAGGTGGTAGCGCATACGGTATTTATGCGGGCATCGGACAATCATTCTGA
- a CDS encoding translocation/assembly module TamB domain-containing protein, with product MSSSSRLTSGIARIALAAMALLLVVALGFILFIGFLPAGGQLAGRLISSLASGPDRGVTITAPRGLLTGNLHVDSVALSDSQGVYARAEDIAVDWSPLSLLRGTFHADSIRIDKLTVNRAPIAVEQPQTQSQESSGGGFSLPVAVKVDRFELPNIDLQPELAGRSFQLAAEGSADATDERIGLQLSARRKDVPNALAKTDLVFAPGQNELKLQALVSEPQGGLLARLLHLPGAPSLALALDGRGPLSNWTGELRGTVDGKPVISIDGQHVITQQAAHSIHIEGGGQLAELLPPTIRPLFAGRTDVVLTANIGNNGRIEIKNGTLANDAVKLSASGALDPSGDNSLTGSMTAANGPVQIEWPLAGAPARFALDNLNFTLTGPAESSRFNATAALRSATVEGAHLGQIRLQAESEDLNLVTYAGSIRTRLTAAQADFDEPNLDRLIDGPIRLDAPIRLAMPAIGLDAATFESANLSGTVSGAYNQSKQSVTGNIRLSLNPAGLPDAVGRNFSESIGLEGYIDSIIGGKLSLENIVLKSNLLDGHGNVAFENGKLQGQLAGRIADIAKLRKDAKGAVGYDISVSGPLDAIALKTVLNAADLRISGHTLQALSAQVEATTATEGLKGTVLATAMLDTKPVRLEGTVNQANGLLSISQISLEAGANRLTGALELSESFLPAGQLNFDLPEIGVLAGLAGQKAEGDLKGSVTLTNAAGVPAATITASGEMLTAQGATLAKPQVDLASTDLRNLALQGTLRADQLSVGGQTLSGLALSLSQDGSRTAFDLGATYSDAPLTLSGSLTRLPESGDLTLSLDRFQAAPGGVAVALSEPSEIRVQSGNVVLDPIRLTVGGGQVIVEGSAADQLNLAMRINKLPAALANGFVPDLGAEGDIGGVVTLGGPSAKPVIRYSLAWDNAKVSQTRTLDLGPFGLSLRGRYETGTATIDEAVLEGKDGLSARASGSVATASPGKLDLKLDLNAMPAAIANRFRPELQAEGVVSGAAQMSGSFATPQVRFDLALKEGSTVGTRKAGLVALAATATGSFENNTVAVQQMTISGGDGVSARATGSLNLSGDRPISLDATIDALPANLIDIARPDLGAQGTLKGTATVAGTLSAPQAEFNLAWTDGTLAQTRSANLGPLSLTAAGRFADQTLTLNEARLGGENGIAMTASGTAGIALGAPLNITAEFNQLPASLANIARPDLDAAGRLNGSLTASGTLEAPDLRYDVRLADGSTAQTRQAGVNAIDASARGSFTGGLLTLDETAMSDPSGLSVSAKGRVQLADEQPPTLDVNASIAALPANLANAFAPDLGATGMVSGTVSSTGTPDAPATQFDLAWQDAGLALTRSAGLAGLSVRTRGSLVNGTLTLDEASLDGPSGLSATASGTVGLAGERPLNLTAELRSVPADLANTFLPGIRAGGTITGNATVTGTVANPNASYDLQWADGVIQRQGDAGIRGLNLRTAGSFADNRLTLKDTRLTGPDGLSVTADGSVAFGDNGPQPNLNAEINALPARLANAFQPGLDATGTVSGRLSALPANGASGGRFDLRWNGASVAQTRSAGLAPFDITASGTLGSQQVQFETRLSGASGLNVTGSGTVGLTGDRALNVRVEGSLPFALAAAQLSGQGLALEGAANVNVSIGGTAAAPAITGTASTTGAQLIDVRRNLALNGINASVTFNRDTATISRLTAEVSTGGTVSLQGSIGLRDGYAADLRIVLDNATYVDGNLVTATVNGTLNLSGPLTGAPTLSGEIALVRANITVPASLPASLAQIDVKHVNAPPDVRALLASLAPKGGSGTSAGINLDLTLRAPNGIFVRGRGIDAELGGALTIRGTTAAPNVAGAFEMRRGRIVILTKRLDFTSGRITFGGSLIPVLDLAATTSSGQTTITITVTGVANDPEIGFSSSPSLPQDEILAQLIFGQSLSRLSALQIAQLADAVAQLAGGGDNSLLQSLRSSLGVDDLDIKTDEAGQTSVSIGRRLNNRTYLQLEQGGSGGARATINLDIGRGVKLKGSAGSDGGSGGIFYEKEY from the coding sequence ATGTCATCATCATCCCGCCTGACGTCAGGGATCGCCCGCATTGCGCTTGCCGCGATGGCGCTCCTGCTCGTGGTGGCGCTGGGCTTCATCCTGTTCATCGGCTTCCTGCCCGCCGGCGGTCAACTGGCCGGCCGGCTGATCAGTTCGCTGGCCTCCGGGCCGGATCGCGGTGTGACGATCACCGCGCCGCGCGGCCTCCTGACCGGTAACCTGCATGTGGACAGTGTGGCCTTGTCCGACAGCCAGGGTGTCTATGCCCGGGCCGAAGACATTGCCGTCGATTGGTCGCCGCTCTCGCTTCTGCGCGGCACGTTCCATGCCGACAGCATCCGGATCGACAAACTGACGGTCAACCGGGCGCCGATCGCCGTCGAGCAGCCGCAAACGCAGAGCCAGGAGAGCTCCGGCGGCGGCTTTTCGCTTCCCGTGGCCGTGAAAGTAGACCGCTTTGAGCTGCCCAATATCGATCTGCAGCCGGAACTCGCCGGCCGGTCCTTCCAGCTTGCGGCAGAGGGATCTGCTGATGCAACGGACGAGCGCATCGGCCTGCAGCTGTCTGCACGGCGCAAGGATGTGCCGAACGCGCTTGCCAAGACGGATCTCGTCTTCGCCCCCGGCCAGAACGAACTGAAACTGCAGGCCCTGGTCTCCGAGCCGCAGGGCGGTCTTCTGGCCCGCCTTCTGCACCTACCGGGCGCGCCTTCCCTGGCGCTGGCGCTCGACGGGCGCGGTCCGCTGTCCAACTGGACGGGCGAACTGCGCGGCACGGTGGATGGCAAGCCCGTCATCAGCATCGACGGCCAGCATGTCATCACACAGCAGGCGGCCCACAGCATCCATATCGAGGGCGGTGGCCAGCTCGCCGAACTGCTGCCTCCGACGATCCGCCCGCTGTTTGCCGGCCGCACTGACGTGGTGCTGACGGCCAATATTGGCAACAACGGCCGGATCGAGATCAAGAACGGGACGCTCGCCAACGATGCCGTGAAGCTGTCGGCATCCGGCGCGCTCGATCCGTCCGGAGACAACAGCCTGACCGGCAGCATGACCGCGGCCAACGGTCCGGTGCAGATCGAATGGCCGCTCGCTGGCGCGCCGGCGCGATTTGCCCTCGACAACCTGAACTTCACCCTGACCGGACCGGCGGAATCCTCGCGCTTCAACGCCACGGCAGCACTCCGTTCGGCGACCGTCGAGGGTGCGCATCTCGGGCAGATCCGGCTGCAGGCCGAAAGCGAGGACCTGAACCTCGTGACCTATGCGGGCAGCATCCGCACCCGCCTGACCGCCGCCCAGGCCGATTTCGACGAACCGAACCTCGACCGGCTGATCGACGGCCCGATCCGCCTTGATGCGCCGATCAGGCTCGCCATGCCGGCGATCGGGCTCGATGCCGCCACCTTCGAAAGCGCCAACCTCTCCGGCACGGTGAGCGGCGCCTACAACCAGTCGAAACAGTCGGTCACCGGCAATATTCGTCTTTCGCTCAATCCGGCCGGTCTTCCCGATGCCGTGGGCCGCAATTTCAGCGAGTCGATCGGCCTCGAAGGCTATATCGACAGCATCATCGGCGGCAAGTTGAGCCTCGAGAACATTGTGCTGAAATCGAACCTGCTCGATGGCCACGGCAATGTCGCGTTCGAAAACGGCAAGCTGCAGGGGCAACTGGCCGGCCGCATCGCCGATATTGCCAAGCTGCGCAAGGATGCCAAGGGTGCGGTCGGTTACGATATCAGCGTTTCCGGCCCGCTTGATGCCATCGCGCTGAAAACTGTTCTGAATGCCGCCGATCTGCGCATCAGCGGCCACACACTGCAGGCCCTGAGCGCGCAGGTGGAAGCCACGACGGCAACCGAGGGGTTGAAGGGCACTGTGCTTGCAACGGCAATGCTCGATACCAAGCCGGTCCGTCTGGAAGGCACGGTCAACCAGGCCAATGGTCTCCTGTCCATCTCGCAGATCAGCCTGGAAGCCGGTGCCAACCGCCTGACGGGAGCGCTTGAGCTGTCGGAGAGCTTCCTGCCCGCCGGGCAGCTGAATTTCGATCTGCCGGAAATCGGCGTTCTGGCAGGCCTTGCCGGACAAAAGGCGGAAGGCGACCTGAAGGGCAGCGTGACGCTGACGAATGCCGCGGGCGTTCCGGCCGCGACCATCACTGCCAGCGGCGAGATGCTGACGGCGCAAGGTGCAACGCTTGCCAAGCCCCAGGTCGATCTTGCCAGCACGGATCTTAGAAACCTTGCGCTTCAGGGCACGCTTCGCGCCGATCAGCTGTCGGTCGGTGGTCAGACACTGTCCGGTCTTGCCCTCTCCCTGTCGCAGGACGGCAGCCGTACGGCATTCGATCTGGGTGCCACCTATTCCGATGCGCCGCTGACGCTCTCCGGGAGCCTGACCCGTCTGCCGGAAAGCGGCGATCTGACGCTCAGCCTCGACCGCTTTCAGGCAGCACCGGGCGGCGTTGCGGTGGCACTCTCCGAGCCCTCCGAGATCCGCGTGCAAAGCGGCAACGTCGTGCTCGATCCGATCCGGCTCACCGTGGGCGGCGGACAGGTGATCGTGGAAGGCAGCGCTGCCGATCAGCTGAACCTCGCCATGCGCATCAACAAGCTGCCGGCAGCGCTCGCCAACGGTTTCGTTCCCGATCTCGGGGCGGAGGGCGATATTGGCGGCGTCGTGACCCTCGGCGGTCCTTCCGCAAAACCGGTCATCCGCTACAGCCTTGCCTGGGACAATGCGAAGGTCTCCCAGACCCGCACTCTCGATCTCGGCCCCTTCGGCCTCTCGCTTCGTGGGCGCTACGAAACCGGCACCGCGACCATCGATGAAGCCGTGCTGGAGGGTAAAGACGGGCTTTCCGCCCGGGCCTCCGGCAGTGTTGCAACGGCGAGCCCCGGCAAACTGGACCTCAAGCTCGACCTGAACGCCATGCCGGCGGCAATCGCCAACCGGTTCCGGCCGGAATTGCAGGCGGAAGGCGTGGTCTCGGGCGCCGCGCAGATGTCCGGAAGTTTTGCGACCCCTCAAGTGCGCTTCGATCTCGCACTCAAGGAGGGCTCGACTGTCGGGACGCGCAAGGCGGGCCTTGTCGCTCTTGCCGCCACCGCCACCGGAAGTTTCGAGAACAACACCGTCGCCGTTCAACAGATGACGATCAGCGGCGGCGATGGCGTTTCGGCCCGCGCCACCGGCTCGCTGAACCTCAGCGGAGACCGACCGATCAGCCTTGACGCCACGATCGATGCGCTGCCGGCAAACCTGATCGACATCGCGCGTCCTGATCTTGGCGCGCAAGGCACACTGAAGGGCACGGCGACCGTTGCCGGCACGCTCTCAGCGCCTCAGGCCGAGTTCAACCTGGCCTGGACGGATGGCACGCTTGCCCAGACCCGCAGCGCCAATCTCGGGCCGCTGTCCCTGACCGCCGCCGGACGGTTTGCCGATCAGACACTCACCCTCAACGAGGCGCGGCTTGGCGGAGAGAACGGCATCGCCATGACGGCCAGCGGAACGGCGGGCATTGCGCTCGGCGCACCGCTCAACATCACGGCCGAGTTCAACCAGCTGCCGGCGTCGCTTGCCAATATCGCACGACCGGACCTCGACGCCGCCGGCCGGCTGAACGGATCCCTCACCGCAAGCGGCACGCTGGAAGCACCCGATCTCCGCTATGATGTGCGTCTGGCCGATGGTTCGACCGCTCAGACCCGGCAGGCGGGCGTCAACGCCATCGATGCCAGCGCCCGAGGAAGCTTCACCGGCGGCCTGTTGACCCTCGACGAAACGGCCATGAGCGACCCATCCGGTCTGTCGGTCAGCGCTAAGGGACGGGTTCAGCTGGCCGATGAGCAACCGCCGACGCTCGATGTGAACGCCTCCATTGCGGCCCTTCCGGCAAACCTCGCCAATGCCTTCGCGCCGGATCTGGGCGCAACGGGCATGGTGTCCGGAACGGTATCTTCCACAGGCACGCCCGACGCGCCCGCGACGCAGTTCGACCTGGCCTGGCAGGATGCCGGACTGGCGCTGACCCGCAGCGCCGGCCTTGCCGGGCTTTCTGTGCGCACCCGCGGCTCGCTGGTCAACGGCACGCTGACACTGGACGAAGCCAGCCTCGACGGTCCTTCGGGTCTGTCCGCAACCGCCAGCGGCACCGTTGGCCTGGCGGGCGAGCGTCCGCTGAACCTCACGGCAGAGCTGCGTTCAGTTCCCGCCGACCTCGCCAACACCTTCCTGCCCGGCATCCGGGCCGGTGGCACGATCACCGGCAACGCCACAGTGACCGGCACGGTTGCCAACCCCAACGCCAGCTATGACCTGCAATGGGCCGACGGCGTGATCCAGCGCCAGGGCGACGCGGGCATCCGCGGCCTGAACCTGCGCACCGCCGGCAGCTTTGCCGACAATCGGTTGACCCTGAAGGATACGCGGCTGACGGGGCCGGACGGATTGTCCGTGACTGCCGATGGCAGCGTCGCCTTTGGCGACAATGGTCCGCAGCCGAACCTCAATGCCGAGATCAATGCCCTGCCGGCCCGCCTTGCTAATGCCTTCCAGCCGGGGCTGGACGCCACAGGCACGGTGTCCGGACGCCTGTCTGCCCTGCCGGCGAACGGTGCCAGCGGCGGACGTTTCGACCTCCGGTGGAATGGGGCCTCGGTTGCGCAGACGCGAAGCGCCGGCCTTGCCCCCTTCGATATCACGGCATCGGGCACGCTCGGCAGCCAGCAAGTGCAGTTCGAAACCCGGCTCAGCGGCGCAAGCGGCCTCAACGTGACCGGCAGCGGCACTGTCGGCCTCACCGGCGACCGCGCGCTCAATGTCCGCGTCGAGGGCAGTCTGCCCTTTGCTCTCGCGGCAGCGCAGCTTTCGGGTCAGGGACTGGCGCTGGAGGGCGCAGCCAATGTCAATGTGAGTATTGGCGGCACGGCCGCGGCACCGGCGATTACCGGTACCGCCTCCACAACGGGCGCACAGCTGATCGATGTCCGCCGCAATCTTGCGCTCAACGGCATCAATGCCAGCGTGACCTTCAACCGCGACACGGCGACGATCTCCCGCCTGACGGCAGAGGTCTCCACCGGCGGCACCGTTTCGCTGCAGGGATCCATCGGTCTCCGCGACGGTTACGCCGCCGATCTGCGCATCGTTCTGGACAACGCCACCTATGTCGATGGCAATCTGGTGACGGCGACGGTGAACGGCACGTTGAACCTGAGCGGTCCGCTGACGGGAGCACCGACCCTCTCCGGCGAGATCGCCCTGGTGCGCGCCAACATCACCGTGCCCGCCTCGCTGCCGGCATCGCTTGCGCAGATCGATGTCAAACATGTCAACGCGCCGCCGGATGTGCGGGCGCTGCTGGCGAGCCTCGCCCCGAAAGGCGGCAGCGGAACGAGCGCCGGCATCAATCTCGACCTGACGCTGCGCGCGCCGAACGGGATCTTCGTGCGTGGTCGCGGCATCGATGCGGAATTGGGCGGCGCGCTGACCATCCGCGGCACGACGGCAGCCCCCAATGTGGCCGGCGCCTTCGAGATGCGGCGCGGCCGGATCGTGATCCTGACCAAGCGGCTGGACTTCACCAGCGGACGCATCACCTTCGGCGGCAGCCTCATTCCCGTGCTGGATCTGGCGGCCACCACGAGTTCCGGCCAGACCACGATCACCATCACGGTGACGGGCGTGGCCAACGATCCGGAGATCGGCTTCAGTTCGTCGCCTTCGCTGCCGCAGGACGAGATCCTGGCGCAGTTGATCTTCGGGCAGTCGCTGTCGCGGCTCTCGGCCCTGCAGATCGCCCAGCTGGCCGATGCCGTCGCCCAGCTGGCCGGCGGCGGAGACAATTCCCTCCTGCAGTCGCTGCGGTCCAGCCTCGGGGTGGACGATCTCGACATCAAGACCGACGAGGCCGGGCAGACGAGCGTGTCGATTGGGCGCCGGCTGAACAACCGCACCTATCTGCAGCTCGAACAGGGCGGCAGCGGCGGCGCGCGCGCAACGATCAATCTCGACATCGGGCGCGGAGTGAAGCTGAAAGGATCGGCCGGCAGCGATGGCGGCTCGGGCGGGATTTTCTACGAGAAAGAATATTAA
- a CDS encoding IS630 family transposase (programmed frameshift) gives MGKPHPMELRERVVAFVNEGNSNREAARHFRVSPRFVNNMMILHRSSGSLRPARQGHPPGSKLSPHAEWISERVALHGEVTLDELCLELAERGIDVHRATVGRFLHQLGLSIKKSLKASEQRRPEIAKARDLWINRRKRFFNKALSRLIFIDETSTNTRLTKRTGWSAKGSRFAAYAPFGHWKTQTFIAGLRCHGLTAPWIVEGPMNGRIFETWIETQLAPTLSPGDVVILDNVGFHKSEKAEQLVKAKGAWLLFLPPYSPDLNPIEMAFSKLKALLRKRAARSFDAIAQALGDIISLFSVTECRNFFRAAGYEAK, from the exons ATGGGCAAGCCGCATCCGATGGAGTTGCGTGAGCGTGTCGTTGCATTTGTGAACGAAGGCAATAGCAATCGGGAAGCCGCCCGGCATTTCCGGGTTTCGCCCCGGTTCGTCAACAACATGATGATCCTGCATCGTTCCTCTGGTTCTCTTCGCCCCGCCAGACAGGGCCATCCGCCTGGCAGTAAACTTTCGCCTCATGCGGAGTGGATCAGCGAGCGCGTTGCTCTGCATGGCGAAGTGACCCTGGACGAACTGTGTCTCGAACTGGCCGAGCGCGGTATCGACGTCCACCGCGCCACCGTCGGGCGGTTTCTACACCAGCTTGGGCTGAGC ATAAAAAAAAGCCTCAAGGCAAGCGAGCAGCGCAGACCGGAGATCGCCAAGGCGCGTGATCTTTGGATCAACCGCCGAAAGCGGTTCTTCAACAAAGCGTTGTCCCGGCTCATCTTTATCGATGAGACGTCCACGAATACCCGCCTGACGAAGCGCACCGGATGGTCTGCCAAAGGCAGCCGCTTTGCGGCTTACGCTCCCTTTGGCCACTGGAAGACGCAGACATTCATCGCCGGACTGCGCTGCCATGGCCTGACCGCGCCGTGGATCGTCGAGGGGCCCATGAACGGCCGCATCTTCGAAACATGGATCGAAACACAGCTTGCGCCGACACTGTCGCCCGGCGATGTTGTCATCCTCGACAATGTCGGCTTCCACAAAAGCGAGAAAGCCGAGCAGCTGGTCAAGGCGAAGGGCGCCTGGCTGCTCTTCCTGCCGCCCTATTCACCGGACCTGAACCCCATCGAAATGGCGTTCTCAAAGCTCAAGGCGCTCTTACGAAAGCGAGCCGCCAGAAGCTTCGATGCGATTGCCCAAGCCCTCGGCGACATCATCAGCCTCTTCTCCGTCACCGAATGCAGAAACTTTTTCCGCGCAGCAGGATATGAGGCAAAATAA
- a CDS encoding methyl-accepting chemotaxis protein, which produces MQLKLIGINDSSSVLAAIGRSQAIIEFSPTGQIISANENFCKALGYDLSEIKGKSHSLFCEPSYVNSQAYRDFWARLARGEFDAAEYKRIGKNGKEIWIQASYNPVMSGSKVVKVVKIATDITTAKLKAAEDAGKLNAISRTQAVIEFTTAGDILTANENFLSCLGYSLAEIKGKHHSMFCDPAFSASPDYRSFWSKLASGEPIAAEFKRIGKGGKVVWIQASYNPIFNADGQVFKVVKFATDITERVRAVDDIGEGLGALANGNLTFRIERAFIPSLEKIRTDFNTAIEKLRQAMENVGQNAEAIASGSQQIREASDSLSKRTEQQAAAVEETAAALDEITQTVATSAKRAEEAGDLVARTTTGATRSGEVVSSAISAMGEIERSAGEISSIIGVIDDIAFQTNLLALNAGVEAARAGEAGKGFAVVAQEVRELAQRSAKAAKEIKALINTSGEQVKKGVALVDETGRALQAIITEVGDINTNVQAIVEASREQAIGLKEINNAINLMDQNTQQNAAMVEETNAASHGLAKEAGSLRDLISRFSFGKQSSSTVRIARPDARPVASPARSLMAKVARANTGAAAAVQASENWEEF; this is translated from the coding sequence GTGCAACTTAAACTGATCGGGATCAACGACAGCAGCAGCGTACTGGCTGCCATTGGGCGTTCTCAGGCCATCATCGAATTTAGCCCGACGGGGCAGATCATCTCCGCCAACGAGAACTTCTGCAAAGCGCTCGGTTATGATCTTTCCGAGATCAAGGGAAAAAGCCACAGCCTGTTCTGTGAGCCGTCCTACGTGAACTCGCAGGCCTACCGGGATTTCTGGGCTCGTCTGGCGCGCGGCGAATTTGATGCCGCGGAATACAAGCGCATCGGCAAGAACGGCAAGGAAATCTGGATCCAGGCCTCCTACAATCCCGTCATGTCCGGCAGCAAGGTGGTCAAGGTCGTCAAGATCGCCACCGACATTACGACCGCCAAGCTGAAGGCTGCAGAAGACGCCGGCAAGCTCAACGCGATTTCCCGAACGCAGGCCGTCATCGAGTTCACGACCGCCGGCGACATTCTGACCGCCAACGAGAACTTTCTCTCCTGTCTTGGCTACAGCCTGGCGGAGATCAAGGGGAAGCATCACAGCATGTTCTGTGATCCGGCCTTTTCCGCGAGCCCCGACTACCGAAGCTTCTGGAGCAAGCTGGCTTCCGGAGAACCCATTGCCGCCGAGTTCAAGCGCATCGGCAAGGGCGGCAAGGTGGTCTGGATCCAGGCGTCCTACAATCCGATCTTCAATGCGGACGGCCAGGTCTTCAAGGTGGTGAAGTTCGCGACCGACATTACCGAACGCGTGCGGGCGGTGGACGACATCGGCGAGGGTCTCGGCGCCTTGGCAAATGGCAACCTGACCTTCCGCATCGAACGGGCCTTCATTCCGTCGCTGGAAAAGATCCGGACGGATTTCAACACGGCGATCGAAAAACTGCGTCAGGCGATGGAAAACGTCGGCCAGAACGCCGAAGCGATTGCATCGGGCTCCCAGCAGATCCGCGAAGCCTCCGACAGCCTGTCGAAGCGCACCGAGCAGCAGGCAGCCGCCGTGGAGGAAACCGCAGCGGCTCTCGACGAGATCACCCAGACGGTTGCGACAAGCGCCAAGCGCGCGGAAGAGGCCGGCGATCTGGTGGCCCGCACCACGACCGGCGCAACGCGCTCCGGCGAGGTCGTCTCCAGCGCCATTTCCGCCATGGGCGAAATCGAGCGCTCAGCCGGCGAGATCTCCTCGATCATCGGGGTGATCGACGACATCGCCTTCCAGACCAACCTTCTGGCCTTGAATGCCGGCGTCGAGGCGGCCCGCGCCGGTGAGGCCGGCAAGGGCTTTGCGGTCGTCGCCCAGGAAGTGCGCGAGCTGGCACAACGCTCCGCCAAGGCGGCAAAGGAAATCAAGGCGCTGATCAACACCTCCGGCGAGCAGGTGAAGAAGGGCGTGGCACTGGTGGACGAGACCGGCCGTGCCTTGCAGGCGATCATCACCGAAGTCGGCGACATCAACACCAATGTGCAGGCGATCGTGGAAGCCAGCCGCGAACAGGCAATCGGCCTCAAGGAAATCAACAACGCCATCAACCTGATGGACCAGAACACCCAGCAGAACGCCGCAATGGTGGAGGAGACCAACGCTGCCAGCCACGGCCTTGCCAAGGAAGCGGGCTCGCTGCGCGATCTCATCAGCCGATTCAGCTTTGGGAAACAATCTTCGTCTACTGTGCGAATCGCGCGACCCGATGCACGCCCCGTCGCATCCCCGGCACGCTCACTCATGGCTAAGGTCGCCCGCGCCAACACCGGTGCAGCCGCCGCGGTCCAGGCATCGGAGAATTGGGAAGAATTTTGA